A genomic stretch from Methanomassiliicoccales archaeon includes:
- a CDS encoding 50S ribosomal protein L18, which translates to MAHGPRYKVPFRRRREGRTDYRQRARLLRAGVPRAVVRISLRNASVQFIEFDPIGDRVTAQAHSRELIKLGWNLSTGNTPAAYLTGYLAALRAKKKGIDQAVLDIGLRDPARGASCFAALKGILDAGIEVPHGEEILPSDERIKGQHIGEGVEKLVEDIKKKMEVE; encoded by the coding sequence ATGGCTCACGGACCTCGATATAAAGTGCCATTCCGACGAAGGCGAGAAGGCAGAACAGACTATCGACAAAGGGCGAGATTGCTAAGGGCAGGGGTTCCGAGAGCTGTCGTCAGGATCTCGTTGAGAAATGCGAGTGTGCAGTTCATTGAATTCGATCCTATTGGCGATCGAGTGACCGCACAAGCGCACTCGAGGGAACTGATCAAGCTTGGCTGGAATCTCTCAACTGGAAACACACCTGCAGCTTATCTGACAGGATACCTCGCCGCACTGAGAGCAAAGAAGAAAGGAATCGATCAGGCGGTTCTAGATATTGGTTTGCGAGATCCGGCGAGGGGTGCCTCGTGTTTCGCTGCGTTGAAAGGAATTCTCGATGCGGGTATTGAGGTTCCTCATGGCGAAGAGATTCTTCCTTCGGACGAGAGAATCAAAGGTCAGCACATCGGGGAGGGCGTCGAGAAACTCGTCGAAGATATCAAAAAGAAAATGGAGGTGGAGTAA
- a CDS encoding 50S ribosomal protein L19e yields MNLKNQRRIAAEILGCGINRVWIDPNRIEDIADAITRADIRTAIDSGAIVALPKRGISRARARYRAAQKEKGRRRGPGSRKGAAGARTPEKRQWIQTIRPIRRTLKELRDEGKISRAVYREFYMKAKGGMFKSKTHLITHLKMEGHLKEGN; encoded by the coding sequence ATGAACCTGAAAAATCAAAGACGGATTGCGGCAGAGATCCTTGGATGTGGGATTAACAGGGTTTGGATCGATCCGAATCGAATTGAGGATATCGCGGACGCGATCACCCGTGCCGATATCCGAACTGCGATTGATTCTGGAGCAATCGTCGCTCTTCCAAAAAGAGGAATTTCACGAGCAAGAGCAAGATACAGGGCTGCCCAAAAAGAAAAGGGAAGACGAAGGGGTCCTGGCAGTAGAAAGGGCGCTGCAGGTGCGAGAACGCCCGAAAAAAGGCAGTGGATTCAGACTATCAGACCGATCAGAAGAACGCTTAAGGAATTGAGGGATGAAGGCAAGATCAGCAGGGCTGTTTACAGAGAGTTCTATATGAAGGCTAAAGGCGGAATGTTTAAAAGCAAGACTCATTTGATCACCCATCTCAAAATGGAAGGACATCTCAAGGAGGGCAACTAA
- a CDS encoding 50S ribosomal protein L32e, producing MGIRTLSDLLDALYDEERKKEIIDRLKGVGPKIAEHWIEVIEERGILEESVPESREEEKVPEEVVVEKTKEEEIEKEKGAEQENKAEEVIIEEAEVSAKEAAIVEKGGYLVKAKPALDPTIAKLLALRRKISERRPAFLRQEWFRYKRLGEKWRKPRGLHSKMRRHYKYRPPVVSIGYRGPKKVRGLHPSGFEEVMVYNPSQLEGIDPKRQAVRIGSTVGYKKRIEIESKADQLGIRILNRTG from the coding sequence ATGGGAATCAGAACGCTCTCAGACCTCCTTGATGCGTTATATGATGAGGAGCGAAAGAAAGAGATAATTGACCGCCTAAAAGGCGTCGGTCCAAAGATCGCCGAGCATTGGATTGAGGTCATTGAAGAACGAGGGATTCTTGAGGAATCAGTACCCGAATCTAGGGAAGAAGAAAAGGTGCCTGAGGAAGTGGTCGTCGAGAAGACAAAAGAAGAAGAAATCGAGAAGGAAAAGGGTGCTGAGCAAGAGAATAAAGCTGAAGAGGTCATCATTGAAGAAGCAGAAGTATCGGCAAAAGAAGCGGCGATCGTCGAGAAGGGTGGTTATCTCGTCAAGGCAAAACCTGCCCTCGATCCAACAATCGCGAAATTGCTTGCGTTGAGACGTAAAATCTCAGAGAGAAGACCAGCGTTTCTTAGACAGGAATGGTTCAGGTACAAGAGACTCGGTGAAAAATGGAGGAAGCCCCGCGGTCTGCATAGCAAGATGCGGCGGCATTACAAATATAGGCCTCCTGTTGTGTCGATCGGATACCGCGGGCCGAAAAAAGTACGCGGATTGCATCCATCTGGCTTTGAAGAAGTCATGGTTTACAACCCTTCACAGCTTGAAGGAATCGATCCAAAGCGGCAGGCTGTGAGAATCGGCAGTACGGTCGGCTATAAGAAGCGAATAGAGATTGAAAGCAAGGCAGATCAGCTTGGAATCAGGATTCTCAACAGGACGGGATGA